One window from the genome of Cryptomeria japonica chromosome 6, Sugi_1.0, whole genome shotgun sequence encodes:
- the LOC131876569 gene encoding clathrin heavy chain 1-like — protein sequence MQITSQVLALLARLNASSPQSGDHELVEELLVYFVERGKKECFASCLFICYELIIPDVALELARMNNMIDFVFPYLLQFIREYTTKVDEIVKDKLEVVQEEKSKEKEEKDLVAQQNMYAQLLPLSLPTPPMPGMQVGMGGCFQLGMSGMGMPPMPAYGMRPMGGY from the exons GCCTCCTCACCTCAATCCGGTGATCAtgaacttgtagaggaattgctggtgtattttgtggaacgt ggcaagaaagaatgctttgcttcatgcttgttcatatgctatgaatTGATTAtaccagatgtggctttggaacttgccaggatgaataatatgattgactttgtgtttccatacctgcttcag ttcattcgagaatacacgacaaaagttgatgagattgttaaggacaagttagaggttgtccaagaagagaaatccaaggagaaagaggagaaagatcttgttgctcaacag aatatgtatgctcaacttcttcccCTTTCTTTGCCAACACCTCCAATGCCTGGCATGCAAGTGGGCATGGGAGGTTGCTTTCAGCTaggtatgagtggaatgggaatgcctcccatgccagcttatggtatgcgacctatgggtggctattga